In the genome of Manis javanica isolate MJ-LG chromosome 17, MJ_LKY, whole genome shotgun sequence, one region contains:
- the CCDC97 gene encoding coiled-coil domain-containing protein 97 — MRVGQPSLVPELRFQVPRSPGPRACSPPEVTGEGVGPGWACGAAAAVSKSYRIGMEAVATGAAARKPDEGCTETCPAHWGEPSWMLGPSRPQDKVEAAEGAPGALDSDPAEAEDAAVSAMLRAVAASHLPVCSQQQGEPDLTEREKVAILGRLYHEKPLVFLERFRTGLREEHLACFGHLRGDYRADFYCAEVARQDTARPRTLRTCLRNRRYAALRELIQGGEYFSDEQMRFRAPLLYEQYIGQYLTQEELSTRTPTHQPPRPGSPSMPACPLTDLLLQSYQERELQQRLLQQQEEEEACVEEEEEEEDSDEEDQRPSKDSEAWVPDSEERLILREEFTSRMHRHFLDGKDGDFDYSTVDDNPDFDNLDIVARDEEERYFDEEEPDDAPSPELDGN, encoded by the exons ATGCGCGTAGGACAGCCGTCTTTGGTCCCGGAACTTAGGTTCCAGGTTCCGCGGAGCCCCGGACCACGAGCTTGTTCTCCGCCGGAAGTGACCGGTGAGGGCGTGGGACCTGGGTGGGCGTGCGGAGCTGCGGCGGCGGTTAGCAAGTCGTACAGAATCGGGATGGAGGCCGTGGCGACCGGGGCGGCTGCGAGGAAACCCGATGAAG GCTGTACAGAGACCTGTCCTGCACACTGGGGGGAGCCGAGCTGGATGCTGGGCCCATCCAGACCCCAGGACAAGGTGGAAGCAGCAGAAGGAGCCCCAGGGGCCCTGGACAGTGACCCTGCTGAGGCTGAGGATGCAGCGGTGAGTGCCATGCTGCGTGCTGTGGCTGCCAGCCACCTGCCTGTGTGCAGCCAGCAGCAGGGTGAGCCTGACCTGACTGAGCGGGAGAAGGTGGCCATCCTGGGCCGGCTGTACCACGAGAAGCCGCTGGTGTTCCTGGAGCGCTTCCGCACGGGCCTTCGCGAGGAGCACCTGGCCTGCTTTGGCCACCTGCGTGGTGACTACCGCGCAGACTTCTACTGTGCTGAGGTGGCCCGGCAGGACACTGCCCGACCACGCACCCTGCGCACCTGCCTGCGTAACCGGCGTTATGCGGCCCTGCGGGAGCTCATCCAAG GGGGCGAGTACTTCAGCGACGAGCAGATGCGGTTCCGGGCCCCGCTGCTGTACGAGCAGTACATTGGCCAGTACCTAACCCAGGAGGAGCTCAGCACGCGCACCCCAACCCACCAGCCGCCCAGGCCCGGCTCCCCAAGCATGCCTGCCTGCCCACTCACAGATCTGCTACTCCAGTCCTACCAAGAACGGGAGCTGCAGCAGCGGTTGCtccagcagcaggaggaggaagaggcctgtgtagaggaggaggaagaagaggaggacaGTGATGAGGAAG ACCAGAGGCCCAGCAAAGACTCGGAGGCCTGGGTCCCCGACTCAGAAGAGAGGCTGATCCTGCGGGAAGAGTTCACCAGCCGGATGCACCGGCACTTCCTGGATGGCAAGGACGGGGACTTCGACTACAG CACCGTGGACGACAACCCCGACTTTGACAACCTGGACATCGTGGCTCGTGATGAGGAGGAGAGGTACTTTGATGAGGAGGAGCCCGACGATGCACCCAGCCCAGAGCTGGATGGGAACTGA
- the B9D2 gene encoding B9 domain-containing protein 2, with the protein MRAMAEVHVIGQIRGATGFSESSLFCKWGIHTGAAWKLLSGVREGQTQVDTPQVGDMAYWSHPIDLHFATKGLQGWPRLHLQVWSQDSFGRCQLEGYGFCHVPSSPGTHQLDCPTWRPLGSWQEQLARAFVGGGPQLLHGDAIYSGADRYRLHTAAGGTVHLELGLLLRHFDRYGVEC; encoded by the exons atgag GGCCATGGCTGAGGTGCACGTGATCGGGCAGATCAGGGGGGCCACCGGTTTCTCGGAAAGTAGTCTCTTCTGCAAGTGGGGCATCCACACAG GAGCAGCATGGAAGCTCTTATCTGGTGTGCGGGAGGGCCAGACACAGGTGGACACCCCCCAGGTAGGGGACATGGCTTACTGGTCCCACCCCATCGACCTGCACTTCGCCACCAAAGGCCTCCAAG GCTGGCCCCGGCTCCATCTCCAGGTGTGGTCCCAGGATAGCTTTGGCCGCTGCCAGCTTGAAGGCTATGGCTTTTGCCATGTGCCCAGCAGTCCAGGTACCCACCAGCTGGACTGCCCCACTTGGCGGCCACTGGGCAGCTGGCAGGAGCAGCTGGCGCGGGCCTTTGTGGGTGGTGGGCCTCAGCTGCTGCATGGTGACGCCATCTACAGTGGGGCCGATCGCTATCGGCTGCACACGGCTGCTGGTGGCACCGTGCACCTTGAACTGGGCCTGCTGCTGCGCCACTTTGATCGCTACGGTGTGGAGTGCTGA
- the TGFB1 gene encoding transforming growth factor beta-1 proprotein isoform X1 → MPPSGLRLLPLLLPLLWLLVLTPGRPAAGLSTCKTIDMELVKRKRIEAIRGQILSKLRLSSPPSHGEVPPGPLPEAVLALYNSTRHQVAGESARQEPEPETDYYAKEVTRVLMVENNDEVYNKVKQTPHSIYMLFNTSELREAVPEPVLLSRAELRLLKLKLKVEQHVELYQLYSNNSWRYLSNRLLGPSDTPEWLSFDVTGVVQQWLKHGGKIEGFRLSAHCSCDSTDNTLQVDINAGFGSSRRGDLATIQGMNRPFLLLMATPLERAQHLHSSRHRRDLDTNYCFSSTEKNCCVRQLYIDFRKDLGWKWIHEPKGYHANFCLGPCPYIWSLDTQYSRVLALYNQHNPGASAAPCCVPQALEPLPIVYYVGRKAKVEQLSNMIVRSCKCS, encoded by the exons ATGCCGCCCTCGGGACTGCGGCTCCTGCCGCTGCTCCTGCCGCTGCTGTGGCTACTAGTGCTGACGCCCGGCAGGCCGGCCGCCGGACTATCCACCTGCAAGACCATCGACATGGAACTGGTGAAGCGGAAGCGCATCGAGGCCATCCGCGGCCAGATCCTGTCCAAGCTGCGGCTCTCCAGCCCCCCGAGCCACGGAGAAGTGCCGCCCGGCCCGCTGCCCGAGGCCGTGCTGGCCCTTTACAACAGCACCCGCCACCAGGTGGCCGGGGAGAGCGCCAGGCAGGAGCCCGAGCCTGAGACGGACTACTACGCGAAGGAGGTCACCCGCGTGCTCATGGTGGAAAACAACGACG AAGTCTACAATAAAGTCAAGCAAACCCCACACAGCATATATATGCTCTTCAACACATCGGAGCTCCGAGAGGCTGTGCCCGAGCCTGTGTTGCTCTCCCGGGCAGAGCTGCGCCTGCTGAAACTCAAGTTAAAAGTAGAGCAGCACGTGGAGCTGTACCAG TTATACAGCAACAATTCCTGGCGCTACCTCAGTAACCGGCTGCTGGGTCCCAGCGACACGCCAGAGTGGCTGTCCTTTGATGTCACTGGAGTTGTGCAGCAGTGGCTGAAACATGGAG GGAAGATAGAGGGCTTTCGCCTCAGTGCCCACTGCTCCTGTGACAGCACTGATAACACACTCCAAGTGGACATTAACG CAGGGTTCGGTTCCAGCCGCCGGGGTGACCTGGCTACCATTCAAGGCATGAACCGGCCCTTTCTGCTCCTCATGGCCACCCCGCTGGAGAGGGCACAGCACCTGCACAGCTCCAGACACCGCCGAGACCTGGACACCAACTACTGCTTCAG TTCCACAGAGAAGAACTGCTGTGTGCGGCAGCTCTACATTGACTTCCGCAAGGACCTGGGCTGGAAGTGGATCCACGAGCCCAAAGGCTACCACGCCAACTTCTGCCTGGGGCCCTGCCCCTACATTTGGAGCCTGGACACACAGTACAGCAGG GTCCTGGCGCTATACAACCAGCACAACCCGGGCGCGTCGGCGGCGCCGTGCTGCGTGCCGCAGGCCCTGGAGCCGCTGCCCATCGTGTACTACGTGGGCCGCAAGGCCAAAGTGGAGCAGCTGTCCAACATGATCGTGCGCTCCTGCAAATGCAGCTga
- the TGFB1 gene encoding transforming growth factor beta-1 proprotein isoform X2 — translation MPPSGLRLLPLLLPLLWLLVLTPGRPAAGLSTCKTIDMELVKRKRIEAIRGQILSKLRLSSPPSHGEVPPGPLPEAVLALYNSTRHQVAGESARQEPEPETDYYAKEVTRVLMVENNDEVYNKVKQTPHSIYMLFNTSELREAVPEPVLLSRAELRLLKLKLKVEQHVELYQLYSNNSWRYLSNRLLGPSDTPEWLSFDVTGVVQQWLKHGGKIEGFRLSAHCSCDSTDNTLQVDINGFGSSRRGDLATIQGMNRPFLLLMATPLERAQHLHSSRHRRDLDTNYCFSSTEKNCCVRQLYIDFRKDLGWKWIHEPKGYHANFCLGPCPYIWSLDTQYSRVLALYNQHNPGASAAPCCVPQALEPLPIVYYVGRKAKVEQLSNMIVRSCKCS, via the exons ATGCCGCCCTCGGGACTGCGGCTCCTGCCGCTGCTCCTGCCGCTGCTGTGGCTACTAGTGCTGACGCCCGGCAGGCCGGCCGCCGGACTATCCACCTGCAAGACCATCGACATGGAACTGGTGAAGCGGAAGCGCATCGAGGCCATCCGCGGCCAGATCCTGTCCAAGCTGCGGCTCTCCAGCCCCCCGAGCCACGGAGAAGTGCCGCCCGGCCCGCTGCCCGAGGCCGTGCTGGCCCTTTACAACAGCACCCGCCACCAGGTGGCCGGGGAGAGCGCCAGGCAGGAGCCCGAGCCTGAGACGGACTACTACGCGAAGGAGGTCACCCGCGTGCTCATGGTGGAAAACAACGACG AAGTCTACAATAAAGTCAAGCAAACCCCACACAGCATATATATGCTCTTCAACACATCGGAGCTCCGAGAGGCTGTGCCCGAGCCTGTGTTGCTCTCCCGGGCAGAGCTGCGCCTGCTGAAACTCAAGTTAAAAGTAGAGCAGCACGTGGAGCTGTACCAG TTATACAGCAACAATTCCTGGCGCTACCTCAGTAACCGGCTGCTGGGTCCCAGCGACACGCCAGAGTGGCTGTCCTTTGATGTCACTGGAGTTGTGCAGCAGTGGCTGAAACATGGAG GGAAGATAGAGGGCTTTCGCCTCAGTGCCCACTGCTCCTGTGACAGCACTGATAACACACTCCAAGTGGACATTAACG GGTTCGGTTCCAGCCGCCGGGGTGACCTGGCTACCATTCAAGGCATGAACCGGCCCTTTCTGCTCCTCATGGCCACCCCGCTGGAGAGGGCACAGCACCTGCACAGCTCCAGACACCGCCGAGACCTGGACACCAACTACTGCTTCAG TTCCACAGAGAAGAACTGCTGTGTGCGGCAGCTCTACATTGACTTCCGCAAGGACCTGGGCTGGAAGTGGATCCACGAGCCCAAAGGCTACCACGCCAACTTCTGCCTGGGGCCCTGCCCCTACATTTGGAGCCTGGACACACAGTACAGCAGG GTCCTGGCGCTATACAACCAGCACAACCCGGGCGCGTCGGCGGCGCCGTGCTGCGTGCCGCAGGCCCTGGAGCCGCTGCCCATCGTGTACTACGTGGGCCGCAAGGCCAAAGTGGAGCAGCTGTCCAACATGATCGTGCGCTCCTGCAAATGCAGCTga